The following proteins come from a genomic window of Microbacterium sp. SY138:
- the scpB gene encoding SMC-Scp complex subunit ScpB — MTDDVTETDAVTGTDAVTGTDAVTGTDAVAGTDLTVSEDQTSDPAGTAPEIPLAERVEAILFIVDEPIGLVALAAAVGSPVPAVRQTLEMLVEDYDGRGTGPRRGFELREVGGGWRLYVREDLDAMVAEFVGGQAPARLSQAALETLAVIAYKQPVTRSQVASIRAVNVDSVVRTLLARGLITELFADSETGAINYGTSDALLQHLGINSLDELPPISPLLDDGADGFDEGTIR, encoded by the coding sequence ATGACCGATGACGTGACGGAGACCGACGCTGTGACGGGGACCGACGCTGTGACGGGGACCGACGCTGTGACGGGGACCGACGCTGTGGCGGGGACCGACCTCACGGTGTCGGAGGATCAGACCTCGGACCCTGCCGGGACGGCACCCGAGATTCCCCTCGCCGAGCGGGTCGAAGCGATCCTCTTCATCGTGGATGAGCCGATCGGCCTCGTCGCGTTGGCTGCCGCCGTCGGGTCGCCGGTGCCAGCGGTACGTCAGACGCTCGAGATGCTCGTCGAGGACTACGACGGGCGGGGCACGGGACCACGGCGCGGCTTCGAGCTGCGCGAGGTGGGCGGCGGATGGCGACTGTACGTCCGCGAAGATCTCGATGCCATGGTGGCCGAGTTCGTCGGAGGGCAGGCCCCGGCGCGACTGTCGCAGGCCGCGCTCGAGACATTGGCGGTCATCGCCTACAAGCAGCCGGTGACGCGCAGCCAGGTCGCGTCCATCCGCGCGGTGAACGTCGATTCCGTCGTGCGCACGCTGCTCGCCCGCGGGCTGATCACGGAGCTGTTCGCGGATTCCGAGACCGGCGCGATCAACTACGGCACGTCCGACGCGCTTCTGCAGCACCTGGGCATCAACTCGCTCGACGAGCTGCCCCCGATCTCCCCGCTGCTCGATGACGGTGCAGACGGCTTCGACGAAGGGACCATCCGATGA
- a CDS encoding NUDIX hydrolase: protein MTESTESLRDETFEPEVLESDLVYRGRVWDVRSDRVRYGDGEIVRQYVAHTGAVAIVALDEQGRVLLIQQYRHPIRHRDWELPAGLLDVEGEEPLEAAQRELAEEADLVAVHWEPLVSSWTTPGGNDEIIHVFLATGVRPSGAPHDREDEEADIRVEWVSLADAVSAVMEGRMRNGILAIGVLAASQRLRDRG from the coding sequence ATGACGGAGTCGACGGAGAGCCTCCGGGACGAGACCTTCGAGCCGGAGGTTCTCGAGAGCGACCTCGTCTACCGCGGCAGGGTCTGGGACGTGCGCTCTGACCGCGTGCGCTATGGCGACGGTGAGATCGTGCGGCAGTACGTCGCCCACACCGGCGCGGTGGCGATCGTCGCCCTCGACGAACAGGGGCGGGTGCTGCTGATCCAGCAGTACCGCCACCCGATCCGCCATCGTGATTGGGAGCTCCCGGCCGGACTGCTCGATGTGGAGGGCGAAGAGCCTCTCGAGGCCGCCCAGCGTGAGCTCGCCGAGGAGGCCGACCTGGTCGCCGTCCACTGGGAGCCACTGGTCTCCTCGTGGACGACGCCCGGTGGGAACGACGAGATCATCCACGTGTTCCTCGCGACCGGCGTCCGACCGTCCGGTGCGCCGCACGATCGCGAGGACGAGGAAGCGGATATCCGGGTGGAGTGGGTGTCGCTGGCCGATGCGGTCTCTGCGGTCATGGAGGGTCGGATGCGCAATGGGATCCTCGCGATCGGCGTGCTGGCGGCCTCGCAGAGGTTGCGCGACCGGGGCTGA
- the cmk gene encoding (d)CMP kinase — protein MTDISTSAADASVTDAHKFIAIDGPAGSGKSSVSKAVARALGFGYLDTGSAYRALAWHVLDRGADTEDPEAVRAAAADFPLTLGLDPDERTVLVGDVEVTEAIRDPRVSGAVSGVARVPEVRAQVNELFRRLVSESSYPAVVVEGRDITTVVAPDAPVRILLTAAPEVRAARRAGELAGENAAAVAAALHKRDASDSAVVDFLNAAEGVEVVDSTELDFPQTIDAVLTVIERIQGAHRG, from the coding sequence ATGACTGATATCTCGACCTCTGCTGCGGACGCTTCGGTGACCGACGCGCACAAGTTCATCGCGATCGATGGGCCGGCCGGATCGGGCAAGTCCAGCGTTTCGAAGGCCGTCGCCCGCGCACTCGGTTTCGGCTACCTCGACACCGGCTCCGCCTACCGCGCACTCGCCTGGCATGTGCTCGATCGGGGCGCCGACACCGAAGACCCTGAGGCCGTGCGCGCTGCGGCGGCAGACTTCCCTCTGACGCTGGGGCTCGACCCCGACGAGCGGACGGTGCTCGTCGGCGACGTCGAGGTCACCGAGGCCATCCGAGACCCGAGGGTCTCCGGCGCGGTGAGCGGCGTGGCGCGCGTGCCCGAGGTTCGCGCGCAGGTCAACGAGCTGTTCCGCCGTCTGGTGTCGGAGTCGTCGTACCCCGCCGTCGTGGTGGAGGGCCGTGACATCACGACCGTGGTCGCCCCCGACGCTCCGGTGCGGATCCTTCTCACCGCAGCTCCCGAGGTACGGGCTGCACGACGTGCCGGTGAACTCGCCGGCGAGAACGCGGCTGCTGTCGCCGCGGCGCTGCACAAGCGTGACGCCTCAGACAGCGCCGTCGTCGACTTCCTGAACGCCGCAGAAGGCGTCGAGGTCGTCGATTCGACGGAACTCGATTTCCCCCAGACCATCGACGCCGTCCTCACGGTGATCGAACGAATCCAAGGAGCACACCGTGGCTGA
- the der gene encoding ribosome biogenesis GTPase Der, whose product MDQLDEHLAEQRAETLRAGLSDYELDDEDAELLAGITLGEDGIHYSPALPVVAIVGRPNVGKSALVNRILGRREAVVEDTPGVTRDRVTYKAEWADRRFSLVDTGGWEPDARGIDRSVAMQAEVAIDLADMVLFVVDAMVGATSTDEHVVKLLRKSGKPVFLVANKIDDARQEPETAALWSLGLGEPWPVSAIHGRGVADLLDAVLKKLPEVSAVAKQEIGGPRRVAILGRPNVGKSSLLNKAAGEERVVVNDLAGTTRDPVDEVVELGGKMWRLVDTAGIRRRVHMAQGADFYASLRTSAALEKAEVAVVVLDVSESISEQDVRIIDLVLESGRALVLAFNKWDRLNDDDLENADRRRYLEREIEQDLAHVAWAPRVNISAKTGRHLDKLVPALETALENWDRRIPTGKFNAFLAELVAEHPHPLRGGKQPRILFGTQASTRPPTFVLFTTGFLDPGYRRFIQRRLRELYSFEGTPIVINMRVREKRQR is encoded by the coding sequence ATGGACCAGCTCGACGAGCATCTCGCCGAGCAGCGCGCGGAGACGCTGCGCGCCGGCCTCTCCGACTACGAGCTGGACGATGAGGACGCGGAACTCCTCGCGGGCATCACGCTCGGCGAAGACGGCATCCACTACAGTCCGGCTCTTCCCGTGGTGGCGATCGTCGGACGACCGAACGTGGGCAAGTCCGCGTTGGTCAACCGCATCCTCGGCCGCCGCGAGGCCGTCGTCGAGGACACCCCCGGTGTCACCCGTGACCGCGTGACGTACAAGGCCGAGTGGGCCGACCGTCGCTTCTCGCTCGTCGACACCGGCGGGTGGGAGCCCGACGCGCGCGGCATCGACCGTTCGGTCGCGATGCAGGCCGAGGTCGCGATCGACCTCGCCGACATGGTGCTGTTCGTCGTCGACGCGATGGTGGGGGCGACGTCGACCGACGAGCACGTCGTGAAGCTGCTGCGCAAGAGCGGCAAGCCGGTGTTCCTCGTCGCCAACAAGATCGATGACGCCCGCCAGGAGCCGGAGACCGCAGCGCTGTGGAGCCTGGGCCTCGGCGAGCCCTGGCCCGTGTCGGCGATCCACGGACGCGGCGTCGCCGATCTGCTGGATGCCGTGCTCAAGAAGCTTCCCGAGGTCTCGGCCGTCGCGAAGCAGGAGATCGGCGGACCGCGCCGCGTGGCCATCCTCGGTCGTCCGAACGTGGGCAAGTCGTCACTGCTGAACAAGGCGGCAGGCGAGGAGCGCGTGGTCGTCAACGATCTGGCCGGCACCACCCGTGACCCGGTGGACGAGGTCGTGGAACTCGGCGGGAAGATGTGGCGTCTGGTCGACACCGCCGGTATCCGTCGTCGCGTGCACATGGCGCAGGGGGCCGACTTCTACGCCTCGCTGCGCACTTCGGCCGCGCTGGAGAAGGCCGAGGTCGCCGTCGTCGTTCTCGACGTCTCGGAGTCGATCAGTGAGCAGGACGTACGCATCATCGATCTCGTGCTGGAGTCGGGCCGCGCGCTCGTGCTCGCCTTCAACAAGTGGGACCGTCTGAACGACGACGATCTCGAGAACGCCGACCGCCGTCGCTACCTCGAGCGTGAGATCGAGCAGGATCTGGCGCACGTCGCCTGGGCCCCGCGGGTGAACATCTCGGCGAAGACCGGGCGTCACCTCGACAAGCTCGTGCCCGCGCTGGAGACGGCCCTGGAGAACTGGGACCGTCGTATTCCGACGGGCAAGTTCAACGCGTTCCTCGCAGAACTCGTGGCGGAGCACCCGCACCCGCTGCGCGGTGGCAAGCAGCCGCGCATCCTGTTCGGCACCCAGGCGTCGACGCGCCCGCCGACGTTCGTGCTGTTCACGACCGGTTTCCTCGACCCCGGGTACCGCCGGTTCATCCAGCGGCGTCTGCGCGAGCTCTACTCGTTCGAGGGCACGCCGATCGTGATCAACATGCGCGTGCGCGAGAAGCGTCAGCGCTGA
- the xerD gene encoding site-specific tyrosine recombinase XerD, which yields MQLERALDAYLRHVTIERGLSAHTIAAYRRDLEGYREWLVAEGIDDTGEVTPATIDRFIAQRASAEPPPASTSLARLQSSVRGWHRFLAREGIEADDPSGRLRPPKAPRRLPKALTIEQVERLLAAPSPEAPLGIRDRALLELLYATGARVSEAIDLDVDDLAHGDVLRLRGKGSKERIVPLGSYARAAVDTYLTRVRPALAAKGRASARLFLGARGAPLSRQSAWLVIRAAAESAQITVDVSPHTLRHSFATHLLQGGADVRVVQELLGHSSVATTQIYTHVSVDALRDIYATSHPRAR from the coding sequence ATGCAGCTCGAGCGCGCCCTCGACGCCTACCTGCGTCATGTCACGATCGAGCGTGGTCTGAGCGCGCACACGATCGCGGCCTACCGGCGCGACCTCGAGGGATACCGGGAGTGGTTGGTCGCCGAGGGGATCGACGACACCGGCGAGGTGACGCCGGCGACGATCGACCGATTCATCGCGCAACGGGCCTCCGCGGAGCCGCCACCCGCGTCGACGAGCCTCGCACGCTTGCAGTCGTCGGTGCGGGGATGGCACCGCTTCCTCGCACGAGAGGGCATAGAGGCCGACGACCCGAGTGGTCGGCTCCGCCCGCCGAAGGCGCCGCGACGGCTGCCCAAAGCCCTCACGATCGAACAGGTCGAGCGTCTGCTCGCCGCGCCGTCTCCCGAAGCGCCGCTCGGCATCCGTGATCGCGCTCTGCTCGAGCTTCTCTATGCGACCGGTGCGCGCGTGTCCGAGGCGATCGACCTCGATGTGGACGACCTGGCGCACGGCGATGTGCTGCGGCTGCGGGGGAAGGGATCCAAGGAACGCATCGTGCCGCTGGGTTCCTACGCGCGCGCCGCCGTGGACACGTATCTGACCCGTGTGCGCCCCGCCCTCGCCGCCAAGGGTCGCGCCTCGGCCCGGCTCTTCCTCGGGGCGCGAGGCGCCCCGCTCTCCCGCCAGAGCGCGTGGCTCGTCATCCGCGCGGCAGCCGAGAGCGCCCAGATCACCGTGGACGTATCGCCGCACACGCTGCGGCACTCGTTCGCGACGCATCTCCTGCAAGGGGGTGCCGACGTGCGTGTCGTGCAGGAACTGCTCGGACACTCCTCGGTCGCGACGACGCAGATCTACACGCACGTCTCGGTCGACGCCCTTCGCGACATCTACGCGACGTCGCACCCGCGCGCCCGGTGA
- a CDS encoding NUDIX hydrolase, with the protein MTVVPPAFGEPRRPEGPRNPGDAWVIAESGEKYWGRFGAAGLLAYDPARGILLQHRVAWSHFGGTWGLPGGALHEGESAIAGAIREAQEEAGVPDGAVRARFTSVLDLGIWSYTTVVADVGEPFEPVISDPESVALEWVPVDQVSSRPLHPGFGSSWPALLELLDVRPAIVVDAANVVGSVPDGWWKDRAGAAARLRARLEGLAVPAHALELAGDEWFPDVSMVVEGQARGIEDQAGTVSVIRAEAAGDDAIVAEVERRVAMQQLVVTVTSDRGLRDRAESAGAAHIRSAGWLLDLFAANG; encoded by the coding sequence GTGACTGTCGTACCTCCTGCTTTCGGTGAACCGCGTCGCCCCGAGGGGCCGCGGAACCCCGGCGATGCCTGGGTGATCGCGGAGTCGGGGGAGAAGTACTGGGGGCGCTTCGGTGCTGCCGGGCTTCTCGCCTATGACCCCGCACGTGGCATCCTGCTGCAGCATCGTGTCGCGTGGAGTCACTTCGGTGGAACCTGGGGCTTGCCGGGCGGCGCACTCCACGAGGGGGAGAGCGCGATCGCGGGAGCGATCCGTGAGGCCCAGGAAGAGGCGGGCGTGCCGGACGGTGCCGTGCGCGCCCGGTTCACGAGCGTTCTCGATCTGGGCATCTGGTCGTACACGACCGTCGTCGCCGATGTCGGGGAGCCTTTCGAGCCGGTGATCAGCGACCCCGAGAGCGTCGCGCTCGAGTGGGTGCCGGTCGATCAGGTGTCGTCACGACCGTTGCACCCCGGTTTCGGTTCGTCGTGGCCGGCGTTGCTCGAACTGCTCGACGTGCGACCGGCGATCGTGGTGGATGCCGCGAATGTCGTCGGCTCGGTCCCTGATGGGTGGTGGAAAGACCGTGCGGGCGCCGCAGCTCGTCTTCGTGCGCGTCTGGAGGGACTGGCGGTCCCCGCGCACGCGCTGGAACTCGCAGGCGATGAGTGGTTCCCCGACGTGTCGATGGTGGTCGAGGGGCAGGCGCGAGGTATCGAAGACCAAGCCGGCACGGTCTCGGTGATCCGCGCGGAAGCCGCGGGTGATGACGCGATCGTCGCCGAGGTCGAGCGCCGTGTCGCGATGCAGCAGCTGGTCGTGACCGTCACGAGCGATAGGGGCCTCCGTGATCGCGCCGAGAGCGCCGGAGCCGCGCACATCCGTTCGGCCGGGTGGTTGCTCGATCTCTTCGCGGCCAACGGCTGA
- a CDS encoding ParA family protein has product MGPTGRPYHGFPIPEPLKSHGPARIIALCNQKGGVGKTTTSINLAASLAEYGRKVLAVDFDPQGALSAGLGIPTHDVPTIYDLLLDTKRDAHDAIVHSSVEGLDVMPANIDLSAAEVHLVNEVARETILARVLRQVAGEYDVILIDCQPSLGILTVNALTAAHGVIIPLECEFFALRGVALLIETIDKVRDRLNPSITMDGLLATMYDPRTLHSREVLERVVEAFGDDVLETVIGRTVKFPDASVSGVPITEFAPEHAAAQAYLRLARELVARGAVA; this is encoded by the coding sequence ATGGGACCCACCGGCCGCCCCTATCACGGGTTCCCGATCCCGGAGCCGCTGAAGTCGCACGGCCCGGCGCGCATCATCGCGCTGTGCAACCAGAAGGGCGGCGTCGGCAAGACGACGACCTCGATCAACCTCGCCGCTTCCCTCGCGGAGTACGGCCGGAAGGTCCTCGCCGTCGACTTCGACCCGCAGGGTGCCCTGTCGGCCGGCCTCGGCATCCCGACGCACGATGTGCCGACGATCTACGACCTGCTGCTGGACACCAAGCGCGACGCGCACGATGCGATCGTGCACTCGAGCGTCGAGGGTCTCGACGTCATGCCGGCCAATATCGACCTCTCTGCCGCAGAGGTCCACCTCGTCAACGAGGTCGCGCGCGAGACGATCCTCGCACGTGTCCTGCGCCAGGTGGCGGGGGAGTACGACGTCATTCTCATCGACTGCCAGCCGTCCCTCGGCATCCTCACCGTGAACGCGCTGACCGCGGCGCACGGCGTGATCATCCCCCTCGAGTGCGAGTTCTTCGCCCTGCGCGGTGTGGCGCTGCTGATCGAGACGATCGACAAGGTCCGTGACCGGCTGAACCCGTCGATCACGATGGACGGCCTGTTGGCGACGATGTACGACCCGCGCACGCTGCACTCCCGCGAAGTTCTGGAGCGGGTCGTCGAGGCATTCGGCGACGATGTGCTGGAGACCGTGATCGGCCGCACCGTGAAGTTCCCCGACGCGTCGGTCTCGGGCGTGCCCATCACCGAGTTCGCCCCCGAGCACGCCGCCGCTCAGGCGTACCTGCGGCTGGCGCGGGAGCTGGTCGCCCGTGGCGCCGTCGCCTAG
- a CDS encoding CTP synthase, translated as MNSSSAGPKNDTTKHIFVTGGVVSSLGKGLTAASLGNLLTARGLRVVMQKLDPYLNVDPGTMNPFQHGEVFVTDDGAETDLDIGHYERFLDINLSEAANVTTGQIYSQVIARERRGEYLGDTVQVIPHITDEIKRRMRLQASEDPRPDVIITEVGGTVGDIESQPFLESARQLRHELGRDSVFFVHVSLVPFMGASGEQKTKPTQHSVAALRQVGIQPDALVLRSDRPVSASNRNKIALMCDVDVEGVINTVDLPSIYDIPSTLNEQGLDSYIVRRLGLDQKADDVDWTRWNKVLHAVHNPKHEVTIGLVGKYIDLPDAYLSVTEALKAGGFAQETKVNIRWIPSDLCETPEGAQEQLAQLDGICVPGGFGIRGIEGKLGALKFAREQGIPTLGLCLGLQCMVIEYARDVAGIVGASSSEFDPETAEPVIATMAEQVDILDGGDLGGTMRLGLYQAALAEGSLARELYGAPEASERHRHRYEVNNAYRDRLSEAGLVFSGLNPELDLVEYVELPRDVHPYYIATQAHPELRSRPTAPHPLFRGLVGAAIDRHRASELFDVSADD; from the coding sequence ATGAACTCTTCTTCTGCGGGACCCAAGAACGACACGACCAAGCACATCTTCGTGACTGGTGGTGTCGTTTCGTCTTTGGGCAAGGGGCTGACGGCAGCCAGCCTCGGAAACCTCCTCACGGCCCGCGGTCTGCGCGTCGTGATGCAGAAGCTCGACCCGTACCTGAACGTCGATCCGGGAACGATGAACCCGTTCCAGCACGGTGAGGTGTTCGTGACGGACGACGGCGCCGAGACCGATCTCGACATCGGACACTACGAGCGCTTCCTCGACATCAACCTGTCCGAGGCCGCCAACGTCACCACGGGTCAGATCTACTCGCAGGTGATCGCGCGAGAGCGCCGCGGCGAGTACCTCGGAGACACGGTCCAGGTGATCCCGCACATCACCGACGAGATCAAGCGCCGCATGCGCCTGCAGGCCTCGGAAGACCCGCGCCCCGACGTGATCATCACCGAGGTGGGCGGCACTGTCGGCGACATCGAGTCGCAGCCGTTCCTCGAGTCCGCGCGCCAGCTTCGTCACGAGCTCGGACGCGACAGCGTGTTCTTCGTGCACGTATCGCTCGTCCCGTTCATGGGCGCGTCGGGGGAGCAGAAGACCAAGCCGACGCAGCACTCCGTCGCGGCGCTCCGCCAGGTCGGCATCCAGCCCGATGCCCTGGTGCTCCGCAGCGACCGTCCGGTCAGCGCGAGCAACCGCAACAAGATCGCTCTCATGTGCGACGTCGACGTCGAAGGCGTCATCAACACCGTCGACCTGCCGAGCATCTACGACATCCCCTCGACGCTGAACGAGCAGGGGCTCGACTCGTACATCGTGCGACGGCTGGGCCTGGACCAGAAGGCGGACGACGTCGACTGGACCCGCTGGAACAAGGTGCTGCACGCGGTGCACAACCCCAAGCACGAGGTGACGATCGGTCTGGTCGGCAAGTACATCGACCTGCCCGACGCGTACCTCTCGGTGACCGAGGCGCTCAAGGCCGGCGGTTTCGCGCAGGAGACCAAGGTCAACATCCGCTGGATCCCCTCCGATCTCTGCGAGACGCCGGAAGGCGCGCAGGAGCAGCTGGCACAGCTCGACGGTATCTGCGTGCCCGGCGGCTTCGGCATCCGTGGCATCGAGGGCAAGCTCGGCGCGCTGAAGTTCGCGCGCGAGCAGGGCATCCCGACGCTCGGCCTGTGCCTCGGTCTGCAGTGCATGGTCATCGAGTACGCACGTGACGTCGCCGGCATCGTCGGGGCCTCGTCCAGCGAGTTCGACCCGGAGACCGCAGAACCGGTCATCGCGACGATGGCCGAGCAGGTCGACATCCTCGACGGTGGCGACCTCGGCGGCACCATGCGCCTCGGTCTGTACCAGGCAGCCCTGGCGGAAGGCTCGCTTGCCCGCGAGCTCTACGGCGCCCCCGAGGCCTCCGAGCGTCACCGCCACCGCTACGAGGTGAACAACGCCTACCGTGACCGTCTTTCCGAGGCGGGGCTGGTGTTCTCCGGACTCAACCCGGAGCTCGACCTCGTTGAGTACGTCGAGCTGCCCCGCGACGTGCACCCGTACTACATCGCCACCCAGGCGCACCCGGAACTGCGTTCGCGTCCGACCGCCCCGCACCCGCTGTTCCGCGGGCTGGTGGGCGCGGCGATCGATCGGCACCGCGCAAGCGAGCTGTTCGACGTCAGCGCGGACGACTGA
- a CDS encoding pseudouridine synthase: MTGFDASTDSEAAPEGVRLQKVLAAAGVASRRVVEQYIAEGRIRVNGIVVSEQGRRIDPERDLVDVDGTAIQLDVSKRYVMLNKPTGVVSSMKDESGRPDLRRFTEKYEERLYNVGRLDAETSGLLILTNDGALAHVLAHPSFGVTKVYIAKVEGTVLPQTISKLTKGIELEDGPIAADKARLLDTSREESLVELTLHSGRNRIVRRMLAAVGHPVTELVRRQFGPLHLGTLPAGKTRELSKIELGALLTLSRRDSGVAEAPGEQENE, translated from the coding sequence ATGACAGGCTTCGACGCCTCGACAGACTCCGAGGCCGCGCCCGAGGGCGTGCGCTTGCAGAAGGTGCTCGCGGCGGCAGGCGTGGCCTCCCGCCGCGTGGTGGAGCAGTACATCGCCGAGGGCCGCATCCGCGTCAACGGCATCGTCGTGTCCGAGCAGGGGCGACGGATCGACCCCGAGCGCGACCTCGTCGACGTGGACGGTACCGCGATCCAGCTCGACGTCTCCAAGCGCTACGTCATGCTCAACAAGCCGACCGGCGTGGTGAGCAGCATGAAGGACGAGAGCGGCCGCCCCGACCTGCGTCGCTTCACCGAGAAGTACGAGGAGCGCCTCTACAACGTCGGCCGCCTCGATGCCGAGACGAGCGGTCTGCTGATCCTCACGAACGACGGCGCGCTCGCCCACGTGCTGGCCCACCCGTCTTTCGGCGTGACGAAGGTGTACATCGCGAAGGTCGAGGGCACAGTGCTGCCGCAGACGATCTCGAAGCTGACGAAGGGCATCGAGCTGGAGGACGGACCGATCGCCGCCGACAAGGCACGGCTGTTGGACACCTCCCGCGAGGAGAGCCTGGTCGAGCTGACGCTGCACTCCGGTCGCAACCGCATCGTGCGACGCATGCTCGCGGCGGTGGGCCACCCCGTCACCGAACTGGTCCGCCGGCAGTTCGGTCCGCTCCACCTGGGAACCCTCCCGGCCGGGAAGACGCGGGAACTGAGTAAAATCGAACTCGGCGCGCTTTTGACCCTGTCGCGCCGTGATTCCGGTGTCGCCGAGGCGCCAGGCGAGCAGGAGAACGAATGA
- a CDS encoding prephenate dehydrogenase, which produces MTDTTSAPTGRRAGVVAPRLSGTVRIVGAGLLGASIGHALRAKGVDVVLTDASPAQLRLAVDYGAGRISNEDDQPSLVVVAVPPDVTADVIQAELERFPEAVVTDVASVKLEPFRALQARGVDLTRYIGSHPLAGRERGGAISARADLFIGRPWVVCRDEETRASDLALVEALALDVGATPLEMTPEEHDRSVALTSHVPQVVASLLAGRLAEAEEGALRLAGQGVRDTTRIAASAPELWVQILGANAAPVVEILDALASDLGEISDALREPSAPGARRIVAETIRQGNDGVERLPGKHGQNQRFETLVVMVDDTAGQLGRLFGELGELGVNVEDLRLEHSPGAQFGLAEISVDPAALHGAITGLQERGWRIAGSTND; this is translated from the coding sequence ATGACCGATACGACGAGTGCGCCCACGGGGCGGAGAGCGGGCGTCGTCGCGCCGCGCCTCTCCGGTACCGTCCGCATCGTCGGCGCCGGACTCCTCGGCGCGAGCATCGGCCACGCCCTCCGCGCGAAGGGGGTAGATGTCGTCCTGACCGATGCCTCGCCCGCCCAACTGCGTCTCGCCGTCGACTACGGCGCCGGAAGGATCTCGAACGAGGACGATCAGCCTTCCCTGGTCGTTGTCGCGGTGCCGCCGGATGTCACTGCCGACGTGATCCAGGCCGAACTCGAACGGTTCCCAGAGGCCGTCGTCACCGACGTCGCGAGCGTGAAGCTCGAGCCTTTCCGTGCACTCCAGGCGCGCGGTGTCGACCTCACCCGCTACATCGGCTCTCACCCGCTCGCCGGTCGTGAGCGCGGGGGCGCGATCTCAGCGCGTGCCGACCTCTTCATCGGGCGCCCCTGGGTGGTGTGCCGTGATGAGGAGACGAGAGCCTCCGACCTCGCCCTCGTCGAGGCCCTCGCGCTCGACGTCGGAGCGACGCCCCTCGAGATGACTCCGGAGGAGCACGATCGTTCGGTCGCGCTGACCTCGCACGTGCCCCAGGTGGTCGCGAGCCTGCTCGCCGGTCGCCTCGCCGAAGCGGAAGAGGGGGCGCTCCGCCTTGCAGGCCAGGGCGTCCGCGACACCACACGCATCGCGGCATCCGCCCCCGAGCTCTGGGTGCAGATCCTCGGGGCGAACGCGGCACCCGTGGTCGAGATCCTCGATGCGCTGGCCTCCGACCTCGGCGAGATCTCCGATGCCCTGCGTGAGCCGAGCGCTCCGGGCGCCCGCCGCATCGTCGCCGAGACCATCCGGCAGGGGAACGACGGCGTTGAACGGCTCCCCGGCAAGCACGGACAGAATCAGCGTTTCGAAACCCTCGTCGTGATGGTCGACGACACCGCGGGTCAGCTCGGCCGCCTGTTCGGAGAGCTCGGCGAGCTCGGTGTGAACGTCGAGGACCTCCGCCTCGAGCATTCGCCCGGCGCGCAGTTCGGCCTCGCCGAGATCAGCGTCGATCCCGCGGCGCTGCATGGCGCGATCACCGGGCTGCAGGAACGTGGATGGCGCATCGCTGGGAGCACGAATGACTGA
- a CDS encoding ScpA family protein — protein sequence MSLSNFDGPFDLLLNLISKHEMDITEVSLSAVTNEFIAYLGELDDDEDLDQASEFLVVAATLLDMKVAGLLPQGELVDAEAVALLEARDLLFARLLQYRAFKEVSTWFARCLQREDRRHVRAVPLEEKHRRQTPELVWSLSADDFAALALLAFAPKEIPHVGLDHLHAPLVSIREQAAIVVTLLRGTESVSFRELVAGVTEPGIVVARFISVLELYRHAALSFEQLEPLGELTLRWAADSWSDETLATLGADYDR from the coding sequence GTGTCCCTGTCGAACTTCGACGGCCCCTTCGACCTGCTGCTGAATCTCATCTCGAAACATGAGATGGACATCACCGAGGTGTCGTTGAGCGCGGTCACGAACGAATTCATCGCGTATCTGGGGGAACTCGACGACGATGAGGACCTCGACCAGGCCTCCGAGTTCCTGGTCGTGGCCGCGACCCTGCTCGACATGAAGGTGGCGGGACTCCTGCCGCAGGGCGAGCTGGTGGATGCCGAGGCGGTGGCCCTTCTCGAGGCGCGTGACCTGCTGTTCGCCCGCCTGCTGCAGTACCGGGCCTTCAAGGAGGTCTCGACGTGGTTCGCTCGCTGCCTGCAGCGCGAGGATCGCCGACACGTCCGTGCCGTTCCCCTCGAGGAGAAGCACCGGCGGCAGACTCCGGAGCTCGTCTGGTCGCTGAGCGCCGACGACTTCGCCGCGCTCGCGCTGCTGGCGTTCGCACCCAAGGAGATCCCGCACGTCGGGCTCGACCATCTGCACGCACCGCTGGTCAGCATCCGCGAGCAGGCGGCGATCGTCGTGACACTGCTGCGTGGGACCGAGTCGGTGAGCTTCCGTGAGCTCGTCGCGGGCGTCACGGAGCCGGGCATCGTCGTCGCGCGCTTCATCTCGGTGCTGGAGCTCTATCGGCACGCGGCGCTGTCCTTCGAACAACTGGAACCGCTCGGCGAGCTGACGCTCCGCTGGGCCGCCGACTCCTGGTCGGACGAGACGCTGGCGACCCTGGGAGCCGATTATGACCGATGA